One region of Parambassis ranga chromosome 12, fParRan2.1, whole genome shotgun sequence genomic DNA includes:
- the brd10 gene encoding uncharacterized protein KIAA2026 isoform X2: protein MDQEDMTDQITAACHHPLLHNQDSAGHQLSPDILSSESKWVSSSSDDMVITEEGFSNGNCEVETIVALHCPGDITDVTAEGDHLALSNDTGSEFSNSDLSLPEVCISTNSNSFEEDMNYEIQQAYRIFTGFLLDKHKGITSPFLHPIGHLEAQHGIGGVKGHGQPQLRQSMCLRRMEEKFVSQAYETITEFVADFRLMLENCYRYHGVDHWISKQAQKLEIMLEQKLTLLSRTLREKTTLAVTSKGRFGAEEERSSGGTTTRRRSAPRSLATITVGGHESLMVQTLRLEEQQRAKEEKRQRELEKKEAEEMSAKEVEEWEQSLLSQASPQSVDTLWELPAIGHFLCLAQTALNLPEIIFFELERCLLMPRCSLLLSKIMSSLLSPPQRRATLHRHPALPYRRWESELRQRVMGWYRVVGAAHDHPSRAEQLGLCYQFFSTLGKVSPLEEKPFHLLPFYQRVWLLKGLCDNVYETQKDVQDAVLAQPIHECRESILGYDSKDNAYIHFPHFCGADLRIYCQSPSTPPAFPFPSVWVKRVEGKPGTEGEESERMKKEWNKNDTGCYGAPVDTGQSGERRIDTPEGFKGENGNGKEDTLWSQIKQRQPESALSDGDSCEDSKLDLKIHTNPLCLTDIGGCSVKTEETLNLEHRSKNITVKQEQGFSLGSVRSIIAEVQDHCLNVGEHSYTGRSPVRSVKPTKPPEIKIEAASPGQGHQRSSCLECCKSRTCNVKSEEHACHCGVSGLASQLFSESTQNSSEEMVNDKIWSKKKKRKKKRGREQLLRVKGEHKQLHRVDRMRLSPAEAAKSAERKVATTIKRKEKKKKHKTGKKNESSKKLKDEPPVESSFKLVCTSLDELRELISKTEDELDDLESTKKRLGRWYYRREAVKDLHSTLIRLLNELSPWEPKLIKAYQRNRLRLKKEFDDFKKHPEYNNFVREECISSSSDDDDDDDDDDDEERDMGKETGSLSDHYGRSEEEDLEHMVPRGLWSGGAREFLPESSEKKMVTCIPPNHLKNHLACTEKGVSPLPRVQTVRSNMSSIDSTPQSASELMPPNQSGESPWTARTPPDTPPRLPILHRTIGLPKGYTPIPTLLAKSEGNKVTLMKRPADCPVAVNVDRQSKGSLVSLSTSVVAPTKLLKAQSSSSSSQQKLQHPQALGQPGMAAVTAALLKSPQASPIQTVPKNPVQVVYKVPEGLGHLVRKDSSPIKISVVDQNTGEKIMQQVVILPSNLLINKTEAKLSSSHQQQSKGSQAAVSKVASTLCMSTDVPGFSIPENKIPVQQVAPLRDARTVSTPSPSVSPHLKKGILSTAGIKGVQVSTIQASTSQSLPLSSSTITTLSNTVSTEPVKSSDPKQELKTVCIRDSQSILVTTRGGNTGIVKVQTSSDQNTLGSFSSSPVITISPQFKAFLISKTSQSLSPSSPPQTSTCTGPAVTGISMAQPQKQIPLAPSTVTNPILTSVTGSISVTGPGSQNAGITVALSQGSNTSTGSTSATNVSQLTQTTAAGSHLQSSVVKNTIVVPSLSSPAVPQVLSKTGVKRASTDEKSPVTKFIRVTPASSSSANVALPKGAPSSTKSVTSSRVMFISQPAVTSSTTFIGNTPKQAMATVTSGPALTTAFSSQVLKLGLNPGQPDGIVSSEALSKAKNITLPSGVQIHLSGKTTTIGQTIGALTQSSSKNTPLSVSATCCPTATTGLLPVTSSVSIARLPLLGSHASPTTSSQLQSIPSFSQILQTSCSTSTCTAAPLPARNMIKKDLCIPASVLPNSSPAQVTTVEKSQAQTSKLTLNQQPSYIQSGIAEAATSLLSSSQPLRNKSQTPPSSAPGPSFTTSTTGTIQQRIVINNSTPLAAGTQILLNNTRLVVPPQGLGPGSHVLIISSPASQQVPTASAVSAGESVPPQRSSHATVTPRAPVLPQAPARLPGMPPVSSPFVACTPAVGSSLLATTPNVSPVQLTGTHCLDSTLLSSKTNVVPALPRLPAAQASHFALPPVGTSTLLSSPPRFSSVPALVSSVATSAPAVLSSQGTITLAAGTPAHPECTSTISPAVVPPSSRLSGSVSSLPVLPSPSAVALPNPVLPVPATLSSAPVVADSPALHHSLPGQQVVPVKTLAPGIQPQQTALGVAAPSTAQPQALFNTGFGNTPIRKQVPVMQTVLSGTRTQVLPTVAVTPIVSAVSRIQTLPIATVPPIGSTVNTFETAPVGTAPPSSSTVIITPAQSVTPLKTNNTIHSPVILTNQKLGKHSVQTSVLGMHPNIAPKLLISPDGAVLSTVQCQVNPVGLTACPKTLDALVISSNSSTGALQTHDSSLQPPQADTKRTN from the exons ATGGATCAGGAGGATATGACAGACCAAATCACAGCAGCTTGTCACCACCCGTTGCTCCACAATCAAGACTCTGCAGGCCACCAGCTCAGCCCTGACATCCTGTCCTCAGAATCCAAGTGggtgagcagcagctctgatgacatggtcatAACTGAAGAGGGGTTCAGTAATGGCAACTGTGAAGTTGAAACCATTGTAGCATTACACTGTCCTGGTGACATTACAGATGTTACTGCTGAAGGCGACCACCTTGCTCTAAGCAATGATACGGGGTCAGAGTTTTCTAACAGTGATCTCTCGCTGCCTGAGGTCTGCATTTCCACTAACAGCAATAGCTTTGAGGAGGATATGAACTACGAGATCCAGCAAGCATACAGGATATTCACTGGCTTTCTTTTGGACAAGCACAAAGGGATCACCAGCCCATTCCTCCATCCTATTGGCCACCTGGAGGCCCAACATGGTATTGGGGGAGTCAAGGGACATGGCCAACCACAGCTCCGGCAGTCAATGTGCTTGCGCAGGATGGAGGAGAAGTTTGTTAGCCAGGCATATGAGACCATAACAGAGTTTGTTGCAGACTTCAGACTGATGTTGGAGAACTGTTATCGCTACCATGGGGTGGACCACTGGATCTCCAAACAGGCTCAAAAGCTGGAAATCATGCTAGAGCAGAAGCTTACATTGCTGTCCAG GACACTGCGCGAGAAGACAACCTTGGCAGTAACATCTAAAGGTCGTTTtggtgcagaggaggaacgGAGCTCAGGGGGCACCACCACAAGGAGGAGATCGGCACCTCGGAGCCTTGCCACCATCACTGTTGGTGGGCATGAGTCACTTATGGTACAGACCCTGCGACTGGAAGAGCAGCAAAGGGCCAAGGAGGAGAAAAG ACAACGTGAGCTGgagaagaaagaagcagaggagaTGTCAGCCAAGGAGGTGGAAGAGTGGGAGCAGAGTTTGCTGTCACAGGCTTCTCCTCAGAGTGTGGACACTTTATGGGAACTCCCTGCTATAGGACACTTTCTTTGCCTGGCCCAGACTGCCCTAAACCTCCCAGAGATTATATTTTTTGAGCTGGAGCGCTGTTTGCTGATGCCCCGCTGCAGCCTGCTCCTCTCCAAAATCATGTCTTCCCTACTGTCCCCCCCACAGCGGAGGGCCACTTTGCACCGTCACCCTGCCCTGCCTTATCGTCGCTGGGAGTCGGAGCTAAGGCAGCGTGTCATGGGCTGGTATCGAGTTGTCGGCGCTGCCCATGATCACCCATCTCGAGCTGAGCAGCTAGGACTTTGCTACCAGTTTTTCAGCACCCTGGGGAAGGTGAGTCCTCTGGAGGAAAAACCATTTCACTTATTGCCCTTTTACCAGCGGGTGTGGCTTCTTAAAGGATTGTGTGATAATGTGTATGAGACACAGAAGGATGTACAGGATGCTGTGCTGGCCCAGCCAATCCATGAATGTAGGGAATCTATTTTGGGTTATGACAGCAAAGACAATGCCTATATACATTTCCCACATTTCTGTGGGGCGGACCTGAGGATTTACTGCCAGAGCCCCAGCACACCCCCGGCCTTCCCTTTTCCTTCTGTATGGGTAAAAAGGGTTGAAGGTAAGCCAGGGACTGAGGGCGAGGAGTCCGAGAGAATGAAGAAAGAGTGGAATAAAAATGATACAGGGTGTTATGGAGCTCCCGTGGACACAGGACAGTCTGGTGAAAGAAGAATCGACACACCTGAGGGTTTTAAGGGTGAAAATGGAAATGGTAAGGAAGATACATTGTGGTCCCAGATTAAGCAGAGGCAGCCAGAATCTGCATTGTCTGATGGAGACTCCTGCGAAGACTCTAAATTGGacttaaaaatacacactaacccTTTATGTCTAACAGACATCGGAGGGTGTAGCGTAAAGACAGAAGAGACTTTAAATCTGGAGCATCGATCCAAGAACATAACAGTAAAGCAGGAGCAGGGCTTCTCATTAGGTTCAGTGCGCAGTATTATAGCAGAAGTGCAAGATCATTGTCTGAATGTGGGGGAGCACAGCTACACAGGCAGGTCCCCTGTTCGCTCAGTGAAACCAACCAAACCCCCGGAGATAAAAATCGAGGCTGCAAGTCCCGGTCAGGGACACCAAAGATCTTCCTGCTTGGAATGTTGTAAAAGCAGAACATGTAATGTTAAATCTGAGGAGCATGCCTGCCACTGTGGTGTATCAGGGCTAGCCTCACAGTTGTTTTCTGAGAGCACTCAAAACTCAAGTGAAGAGATGGTGAATGACAAAATCtggagtaagaaaaaaaagcgGAAGAAAAAGCGAGGGAGGGAGCAGCTGCTGAGGGTGAAAGGAGAGCACAAGCAGCTGCATCGTGTGGACAGGATGAGGCTGTCTCCAGCAGAGGCTGCCAAGTCTGCAGAGCGGAAAGTTGCCACAACAAtcaagagaaaagagaagaagaaaaaacataaaacag ggaaaaaaaatgaatcctCAAAAAAATTGAAAGATGAGCCTCCTGTTGAGTCGTCATTTAAG TTGGTGTGCACCAGTCTTGATGAACTGCGAGAACTGATCAGTAAAACTGAAGATGAGCTGGACGACTTGGAGAGCACTAAAAAGAGATTG GGTCGGTGGTATTACAGGCGAGAAGCAGTGAAAGACCTTCATAGCACTCTGATCAGACTACTGAATGAGCTATCACCCTGGGAACCCAAACTGATTAAGGCCTACCAAAGAAACAG GCTTCGTTTGAAGAAGGAATTTGATGATTTCAAGAAGCACCCAGAGTATAATAATTTTGTGCGTGAGGAGTGTATTTCGTCATCGTcagacgatgatgatgatgatgatgatgatgatgatgaagagaggGATATGGGGAAGGAGACAGGTTCACTCTCGGATCACTATGGAAGATCAGAAGAGGAGGACTTGGAACATATGGTTCCCAGAGGCCTGTGGAGTGGAG GTGCCAGGGAGTTTTTGCCTGAGTCTTCTGAGAAAAAAATGGTGACCTGCATACCTCCAAACCACCTGAAAAACCATCTTGCATGCACGGAGAAAGGTGTCAGTCCACTGCCAAGAGTTCAGACTGTCAGGAGTAACATGAGTTCCATCGACTCTACACCACAGTCAGCATCAGAACTGATGCCACCAAATCAATCCGGGGAATCGCCATGGACAGCAAGGACACCACCAGATACACCACCTAGATTGCCCATCCTGCACCGCACCATTGGACTGCCTAAGGGATATACACCCATCCCCACCCTGCTGGCTAAGAGTGAAGGAAACAAAGTGACCTTAATGAAACGACCTGCTGATTGCCCAGTTGCTGTTAATGTAGATCGACAGAGCAAAGGGTCCCTGGTCTCACTGTCTACTTCTGTAGTGGCTCCCACAAAACTTTTAAAAGCACAAAGTTCTTCATCCAGTTCCCAACAGAAGTTACAACACCCGCAAGCACTTGGGCAGCCAGGAATGGCCGCTGTGACGGCAGCTCTTCTTAAATCACCACAGGCCAGTCCAATTCAGACTGTACCAAAAAATCCTGTCCAAGTGGTGTACAAAGTACCTGAAGGACTGGGTCACCTTGTGAGGAAAGACAGCAGCCCTATCAAGATCTCTGTTGTGGATCAGAACACCGGAGAGAAGATAATGCAGCAAGTGGTGATTCTGCCTTCTAATCTCCTTATTAACAAAACTGAAGCAAAGTTATCATCTTCTCACCAACAACAATCTAAGGGCAGTCAAGCTGCAGTGTCTAAAGTGGCCAGCACTTTATGTATGTCCACCGATGTGCCTGGATTTAGCATTCCTGAAAATAAAATCCCTGTTCAACAAGTGGCACCGCTAAGAGATGCCAGGACTGTGAGTACCCCCTCTCCTTCTGTTTCCCCTCATTTGAAAAAAGGGATCCTAAGCACTGCAGGAATTAAGGGGGTACAAGTATCTACTATCCAAGCTAGCACATCACAAAGTCTCCCGCTAAGCTCTTCAACTATAACAACTCTTTCCAATACAGTTTCCACTGAACCTGTTAAGTCTTCAGACCCTAAACAAGAGCTCAAGACAGTGTGCATTCGGGATTCACAGTCCATTCTGGTAACCACAAGAGGAGGCAACACAGGCATTGTCAAAGTCCAGACATCATCAGACCAAAATACACTCGGGTCTTTTTCCAGCAGTCCAGTTATCACTATCTCTCCTCAGTTTAAAGCCTTCCTCATTTCCAAAACATCACAGagtctttctccttcttctcccccTCAGACTTCTACTTGCACTGGCCCAGCAGTGACAGGTATATCAATGGCTCAACCACAGAAGCAGATCCCTTTGGCCCCTTCCACAGTCACAAATCCCATCCTCACTTCTGTTACTGGAAGCATTTCTGTAACAGGCCCAGGAAGTCAGAATGCAGGCATTACTGTCGCTTTAAGTCAAGGCTCTAATACCTCAACAGGTTCTACAAGTGCAACGAATGTTTCTCAGCTAACCCAGACCACTGCTGCTGGTTCTCATCTTCAATCTTCAGTAGTGAAAAACACTATTGTTGTCCCATCACTGAGTAGTCCTGCTGTCCCCCAAGTTCTCAGCAAGACTGGTGTGAAACGAGCCAGCACAGATGAGAAATCCCCAGTTACCAAATTTATCCGTGTaactccagcctcttcctcgaGCGCAAATGTAGCGTTACCCAAAGGTGCACCCTCTTCCACAAAATCAGTCACTAGTTCAAGAGTCATGTTCATCAGCCAACCGGCAGTGACATCATCCACCACCTTCATAGGAAACACTCCAAAGCAGGCGATGGCAACAGTGACCAGTGGACCGGCGCTGACCACTGCATTTTCAAGTCAGGTTCTGAAGTTGGGATTAAATCCAGGCCAACCTGATGGAATTGTCAGCTCAGAGGCATTGTCAAAAGCTAAGAACATCACTCTGCCCTCAG GTGTTCAAATCCACTTATCAGGGAAGACAACAACTATTGGACAGACTATTGGTGCCCTGACGCAGTCTTCTTCTAAGAACACGCCGCTGTCAGTCTCAGCTACATGCTGTCCAACAGCCACCACTGGACTCCTCCCAGTGACAAGTTCGGTTTCCATCGCACGTTTGCCCCTACTTGGTTCTCATGCTTCTCCGACCACAAGCTCTCAACTCCAGAGTATCCCATCCTTTTCACAGATACTACAAACAAGCTGTTCTACATCCACGTGTACTGCTGCCCCTCTGCCTGCAAGGAACATGATCAAGAAGGACCTCTGTATACCTGCAAGTGTCCTGCCCAACAGCTCTCCTGCTCAGGTCACTACTGTAGAGAAGAGCCAAGCCCAAACCTCCAAACTAACTCTGAACCAGCAGCCATCATATATCCAAAGTGGTATTGCAGAGGCTGCTACCTCCCTCTTATCTTCCTCCCAACCTCTTCGCAATAAAAGTCaaacccctccctcctctgcgcCAGGCCCCTCTTTTACCACCTCTACCACAGGCACAATCCAGCAGAGGATTGTCATCAACAACTCTACACCACTTGCTGCTGGCACACAGATCCTCCTTAACAATACGCGGCTTGTAGTCCCGCCCCAGGGTTTGGGTCCAGGCAGTCACGTCCTTATCATCTCTAGCCCTGCATCGCAACAAGTGCCTACTGCCAGTGCTGTTAGCGCTGGAGAATCAGTACCTCCCCAACGGTCAAGTCATGCCACTGTAACCCCTCGGGCACCAGTTTTACCCCAAGCCCCAGCCAGGCTGCCTGGGATGCCACCTGTAAGTTCTCCTTTTGTAGCATGCACACCTGCTGTTGGTTCATCATTGTTAGCAACCACTCCTAATGTTTCACCAGTCCAGCTAACAGGAACACATTGCCTGGACTCAACATTATTATCCAGTAAAACAAATGTAGTGCCGGCTCTTCCTAGGTTGCCAGCTGCACAGGCCAGTCACTTTGCTTTACCTCCTGTTGGAACTTCCACTCTGCTCTCATCACCACCAAGGTTCAGCAGTGTACCAGCCCTAGTATCCTCGGTGGCAACCAGTGCCCCTGCTGTCCTTTCATCACAGGGTACAATCACGCTAGCTGCTGGTACCCCCGCACACCCTGAATGTACATCTACCATTTCACCTGCAGTGGTACCCCCCTCATCCAGACTGTCAGGATCTGTATCATCCCTGCCGGTATTACCCAGCCCATCAGCTGTTGCCCTGCCAAACCCTGTCTTACCAGTTCCTGCAACCCTTTCCTCAGCTCCTGTAGTAGCAGACTCACCAGCTTTGCATCATTCTCTTCCTGGTCAGCAGGTGGTTCCAGTGAAAACCCTTGCACCGGGCATACAGCCCCAGCAGACAGCACTTGGAGTAGCAGCACCATCCACTGCGCAACCACAGGCTTTATTCAATACAGGATTTGGTAACACACCTATCAGAAAACAAGTGCCAGTCATGCAGACAGTCCTTTCAGGCACAAGGACACAAGTGTTGCCAACAGTGGCTGTCACACCAATCGTAAGTGCTGTGTCTAGGATACAAACGCTGCCCATTGCTACGGTTCCACCAATCGGAAGCACAGTTAACACCTTTGAAACAGCACCTGTGGGGACTGCGCCGCCATCTAGCAGCACTGTTATAATCACTCCTGCTCAGTCAGTGACACCACTGAAGACAAACAACACCATCCACTCACCTGTCATACTCACCAACCAAAAACTCGGAAAACACTCTGTGCAGACTTCAGTGTTGGGTATGCATCCCAATATAGCACCAAAGCTGCTCATTAGTCCTGATGGTGCTGTTTTGAGCACTGTTCAGTGCCAGGTCAATCCAGTGGGGCTGACTGCCTGCCCTAAAACTCTGGATGCATTGGTGATTTCCTCCAACAGTTCCACTGGAGCACTACAAACACATGATTCCTCTTTACAGCCTCCACAGGCAGACACCAAGCGAACCAATTAA